CATCCGCATGCAATACACCTGCTCCAACCAGTACCAACGGCTTTTTAGCAACAGCTAAAGCATCCATCAATTTTTTAACTTGTAGTTTATTCGGTTTTAAAGTTGGCTGATAACTTGGTAGATTCAGTCTCACCTCGATATCTGCATCAGCTTCCATAATTGTCATATCTTTTGGTAGGTCGATGACAACAGGACCTTTTCTACCAGTTGTTGCGATATGAAAGGCTTCTTCAATGATTCTTGGTAGTTCCTTTGTTTCTCTAACTTGGTAATTATTTTTAGTAATCGGCATTGTTAGTCCGATGACATCCGCTTCTTGAAATGCATCTTTACCAATACCATCGGTTACTACTTGACCAGTAAACACAACCATCGGAATCGAGTCACTCATTGCATCCGCAATACCAGTGATTGCATTCGTCGCACCTGGTCCGCTGGTTACAATGACTACGCCAGGTTTACCCGTTGCTTTAGCGTAACCTTCTGCTGCATGAACAGCACCTTGTTCATGTCTAGTTAAAATATGGGGAATATCTCCATCATATAATGCGTCGTACAAAGGAAGAACTGCCCCGCCAGGATAACCAAAAATCATTTCTACCTGCTGTTTCAACAATGCATCAATCAAAATCCTTGAGCCGTTTTTCATATTTTTCTGTTGTTCTGTCATGAGCTTCCCTCCTCTAGTCTAATAGGTCTTCTGAAATCTGCATAATTCCTCCTGTATGCGCCGAAGTCACTAATGCCGTGTATCGAGCTAAGTATCCTGTTTTTACTTTTGCTTTGAATTTTGGCAATTGATCATTTCTTTGCGCTAATTCTTCATCCGAAACATGTAATTCTAAGGTTCGGTTGGTTAAATCAATTTCGATTTCATCTCCGTCTTTGATTAATGCAATCGGTCCACCTGCCGCTGCTTCTGGTGAAATATGTCCTACAGCAATCCCACGAGTGGCTCCTGAAAAACGTCCATCTGTAATCAGTGCAACATCTTTACCTAAACCACGACCGACAATACTAGATGTTGGAGCTAGCATCTCCGGCATCCCTGGTCCACCCTTTGGTCCTTCATAACGAATGACAACTACATGCCCTTTTTTAACCGTATGATTATCAATTGCAGCAACCGCTTCGTCATGAGAGCTAAAACAAATTGCTTTTCCTACAAATTTCTTGATGGATGGATCCACACCACCGACTTTAATCACACTCCCTTTTGGAGCAATATTTCCGTAAAGAATGGATAAACCACCAACCGGACTATAAGGATTTTCTTTTGGATGAATGACTTCTTCATTTTTGATTACTGCATCTTGAACATTTTCACGAATGGTTTTTCCAGTAACTGTGATTCTGTCAGGATGAATCGCATCCCCTAAATCAACTAATTCTTTCATAATTGCGGGAACCCCACCTGCTTCATGAACGTCGTGCATTGAATAAGCGGATGAAGGTGCAATTTTAGAAAGATATGGAACACGCTCAGCAATTGCATTCACTTCTTCTAAGTTGTAGTCAATTTCAGCTTCATTAGCAATAGCCAGTGTGTGTAAAACTGTATTGGTTGAGCCCCCCATTGCCATATCCAAAGCAAAGGCATCATCAATAGCTTCTTTTGTAATGATATCTCTAGGTTTGATTTGTTTTTTGACTAAATCCATCAAATGAAAAGCCGATTTTCTAACTAATTCTCTCCGCTCATCCGAAACAGCTAAAATCGTACCATTACCAGGAAGAGCCATCCCTAGTACTTCCATTAAACAGTTCATAGAATTCGCCGTAAACATGCCGGCACAAGAACCGCAAGTTGGACAAGCATTTTGTTCCATAAAATTAAATTCTTCTTCAGTCATCTTGCCTTCTTTAAAGCTGCCAACTGCTTCAAACATTGTAGAAAGGGTTGTCGTATGTCCTCTTGGATCCACACCCGCTTTCATGGGTCCACCTGAACAAAAAATCGCTGGAACATTGGTTCGAACACTTGCCATCAGCATTCCCGGGGTAATTTTATCGCAATTTGGAATATAGAATACACCGTCAAACCAATGGGCATTAATAACGGTTTCAGCTGCATCTGCAATGATTTCTCGACTTGGCAGTGAATAGCGCATCCCGATATGTCCCATAGCAATCCCATCATCGACACCAATCGTATTAAATTCAAATGGAATACCACCTGCTTCACGAATCGCTTCTTTCGCTACATCAGCTAGTTCTCTTAAATGCACGTGACCTGGAACAATATCAATATAAGAATTACATATTGCGATAAACGGTTTGTCCATATCTTTGGCATTTTTCACCTGTCCAGTAGCGTAAAGTAAACTTCTGGCGGGTGCAGCTTCAATTCCTTTTTTTATTTGGTCACTACGCATGTTCATCCACTCCAATTCAGTTGTCTTCAGAAGAAATATTTTTTCACTTCTGCTTCATCTTCTTATTTACTATGCTGTATTCTTTAGAATACTTTCTACAAAAAAAACATCCCATCAAATGAATGGGATGTCTTAGTGAGAATCCCATCTACCAAAGACAAACAGGACTCAAACATCTGCGAAATTTCTCAGTGTTCTAAGTCCTACACGATAAAATAATGACTAATACGTGATTGTTTTCTGTCTTCTTCATGGCAACGGTCTCCTCATTGTATAAAATCTATAAAGATTAAAATAGCATGTGATAAATAAAAGCTTTTGTTAACTATATACCGAATAAATGAGAATGTCAATAAAATTTGATAAAAAGATTCAGAAAATTCCGAAAAACTGTCTTTCCTTTCTTACTTAACGTTCATCAAAGAGACAAAATGAGCAGTTAAGCTTTTTAACAATAAACAAGCTGAATTGAATAAAAACAATCAAAAAAATGACTGCCTCTCAAAACATTGAGTTGCAGCCATTTTTTGTTTTTATGAATCTTTTTGGAAATAATATAAAGGCTTATGTGTTAAACGTTTCATTTGCCTTTTTTTATCTTCAATAATCGAAAGCAACTCTTCTGAGAAACTTTCTAAAATAACTCTTCCACCTTTGTACGTACTTCCCCCCATCGAAATCACTTCATCAGGAGTTAAGATCACTTTTCTATGAGCAATTTTTTTGAAAAATTCTTCTATCAAATAGGTTGGCAAGTAGAAATTATTTTGTGACGAAAATGATTCTAAATAAATAAAATCATCAATACTGATATAACAATCGTCCATCGAAATAAAGTTCACCGACTTATCAACATAGATATCTCTTTTTTGTAAAATCTCACTGATTTTTTTGTTCAGAAGATTCAATGTTTCAATTTCTTTTACAAAGTGCTCAAGCTCACGATAACGTACAGACTTGCGTTGATCGTAAGACACGCGTAATGCGACACCAATAGATACGATAACAGCTCCTATAAAGACGCCTGTCATTCCTGCAATAAAAACAACCATTCAGATTCCCTCACTCTATTCGTTCTTGTTTTTTTTAGTATAACACACTCTTTAACAAGGACAAAAAAATACGAAAAAAAAATCTCTCATTTTTTGCTACTTTTTCTATTGCCTTTCTATTTCTAAACGATTTTCTGATGTTTTGTTTGCAAATAACAATTTGAACATCAACTTCATTTTTTATCTGCAAAAAAGATGTGCGTCAAAGTTGACCTTTGTTGACCAATAAAGTATACTTTTTTTAAGCATTCACGTGTGCTTTGTGATAAAATGATTTGAAGAGCTTTTATATAGGAGGAATATACTATGAATTTAATACCAACAGTCATTGAACAGTCATCTCGTGGAGAAAGAGCATATGATATTTATTCACGTTTATTAAAAGATAGAATTATCATGTTAAGCGGCCCCATTGACGACAATGTAGCCAATTCAGTCATTGCCCAATTATTATTCTTGGATGCACAAGATTCTGAAAAAGATATTTATATCTACATTAACTCACCAGGTGGAAGTGTTTCTGCTGGTTTGGCCATTTTTGATACGATGAACTTTGTTAAAGCAGATGTACAAACAATCGTACTTGGTATGGCGGCTTCTATGGGAAGCTTCTTATTAACCGCTGGTACAAAAGGCAAACGCTTTGCATTGCCGAACGCTGAAATCATGATTCATCAACCACTTGGCGGTGCCCAAGGACAAGCTACTGAAATCGAGATTGCAGCAAAACATATCTTAGATACAAGAGATCGTTTGAATAAAATCTTAGCAGAGCGTACTGGACAACCACTTGAAGTTATTGAACGCGACACAGATCGTGATAACTTTATGACTGCTCAACAAGCAAAAGAATACGGCTTGATTGATGAAGTAATGGAAAATAGTCGTTCATTGAATCAATAGTCCATAGAGCCTAAAGTTTTCTTTGAAAATTTTAGGCATTTTTATTTATTCTTTCCATGAAAAACGATACACTAAAGATAGACGTAACGAAAGGATGGTAATAACATGGATATTTCAATTATTGATGCAACAAAAGTCACAACAAAAAACGGTCTAATGATCGGTGAGGATAGCGCGCCAGTGAAAATAGTAGAATTTATGAACGTTCGCTGCCCGTATTGCAAAAAATGGTTTGAAGAATCATTTGATCTTTTGAATAAATACGTCGAAGAAGGCAAAGTTCAACGAATTATTAAACTTTTCGATAAAGAAAAAGAAAGTTTACAGCGCGGAAATGTCATGCATCATCATATCAATTATGACTTGCCGAAAAAAGCGCTACTTGATATTAAACAAATGTATGCTACACAAGATCAATGGGGGCATCTTTCTTTAGAAGACGTGGCCGTTTTTGCCGAAGATAACCTACAATTGGCTAAAAAAGAGGATCCAGCAATTGTCGAAGCTGTAATTGCTGAAGCAACTGCTGCAAATATTAAATTTGTCCCGACTATTGTGATTGGTGACCATATCTTTGATGAGTCTGTAACAACAGAAGAACTAATCCGTTATATTGAAAATAACTAAAAAAAGAGACAAAGCTACTTTTTTGGCTTTGTCTCTTTTGCTTTAGATAATTGAGTTGACTTTGTTTTTTTCACTTTTGAGGAATCTTCAATTTCTTTTTGCGCGTCTTCATGAAAGCCCAAAATTTTATCCACGTCCTCTTTTCCAAGAAAATTGCCCAAGCCTTCTCCCAGTTGTTTGATTTGTCTCATGATAAAATCTTTATCTTCTACTCCCAACAGGATCACCAACTTTCTGTTATTATCTATAAGCTATGCACTTTTTTCTCTCAATTTATCAGCAAATTCATTGATTTTACGAATGCGATGATTAATTCCCGATTTTGAAATAGCACCTGACGGGATCATTTCACCTAGTTCCTTTAAACTGACTTCTGGATATTCCAAACGTAACTCAGCGATCTCTTGTAATTTTTCCGGCAACGCACCCAATCCAACTACACTTTCGATGTACTGAATATTTTCTATTTGTTTAGATGCGGCATCAATTGTTTTGTTTAGATTGGCTGTTTCACAATTAACTAATCGATTAACCGAATTGCGCATATCACGAACAATTCGTACATCTTCAAATTTCAACATTGAATTAGTCGCACCAATCAAAGTTAGAAAGTCCGCGATACGTTCAGCTCCTTTTAAATAGGAAATAAACCCATTTCGGCGTTCTAATGTTCTGGCATTCAAATCATAATAATTGAGCATCTGGCAAATATCATCATTATGTTCTTCATAGATCGAAAATATTTCTAAATGATAACGGCTCGTCTCTGGATTGTTGACTGAACCTGAAGCCATAAAAGCTCCTCTTAAATAGGATCTCATTTTTTGGGCATTGCCCATAATCTCATCTGATACATGTGTATTGAACATCATGCCATCTAAAATATCTAAATCAGCAAGAATATTTTTGGTGTCTTGCTTTAATCGCACAATATACACATTATTCTTCTTTAACTTCATTTTCTTTCGAACTAATAATTCCGATCGAACATCGTAATGGTCTTTTAAAAGAGAATAGATTCGTCTGGCAATCGCCGCATTTTCTGTTTGAACGTTTAAAACAAATTGCTGATTCACAATGCTTAGTGAACCATTCATTCTAATCAATGCAGCCAACTCTGCTCTAGCATGTTCTCTATGAACCTCTAATGTTGTTAGCTCTTTTTTTACATCTGATGCAAAAGACACTACTTACTACCTCCTTTCTTAATTTTTCATCGTTTAATACCTTGCGCCAAAAACAATCCGAAATAGTTCATCTACTACTTTATCGCCATCGTGGAAAACACCACCATCGCGCAACTTTAAAAAGTCCGTAGAAATCACTCGACACCCTTCATCCCGCAAGGTTTGAAAATCATGTTCTACTTGAACTAAATATTCGTCATACACTTCAGGATCCATATAGCCTTCTGGTACTTTTTCAGTATTAACTAACACAGTATCAACAAACTTACTTTTTAGATGTTCGTGTAAAACACAAACATGATCAGCGTCTGTGAAATGCTCGGTTTCCCCTTTTTGGGTCATAATATTACAAATATAGACAACTTCTCCTCTTGCCTTGATAATAGCATCACCGATTTCACTAATCACTAAATTAGGTAAGATACTCGTAAACATACTTCCTGGTCCTAAAACAATCATATCCGCTTCTTCGATAGCCTTAACAACTTTTCTCGCAGCTTTAGGTTGTTCATCATCATTTGTATTCGTTACAAAAACATGATCAATCGTTTTACGATCAAGTGCAATACTGGATTCTCCAACCGCAACTGTTCCATCTTTAAAAACAGCATGCAACGTCAATGGTCTTTCTGACGAAGGATAAATATGTCCGTCGACATGCATCATTTTTGACAACAATTGGATCGCTTCATATGTGCTGCCACGCATCTCAGAAACTGCCGCAATAATCAAGTTACCGATGGCGTGATTGGCAAAATATTTATCCGATTGATCAAATCGATATTGAAAAATATCTTCATAGAGTTGTGGCATATCTGATAAAGCAACCAACACATTTCTCAAATCACCTGGTGGCGTCATATTCATAGACTCTCGAATCTCACCACTACTTCCTCCATCATCGGCAACTGTCACAACTGCCGTAATATCAGCACTTTGGTTACGCAAGCTTTTTAATATAACTGGCAAACCAGTCCCACCACCAACAACAACAATTTTAGGTTTCCGGATACGGTAAGTCTTCATTTTCATGACCGATTCACCGTCTCTTTACGTTTTCCTTTATCCCGATGAGTGATATTCACATGGTATTCTTGTCCAAGTTCTTTTCCTACCCGTTCTGTCAATGCAACAGAGCGGTGCTGCCCACCAGTACAGCCAATAGCAATTGTCACACTAGATTTCCCTTCTTTTTCATAACCAGGCAGTACATTTTTCAGTAAATCAATAAAGCGCGTGTAAAACGCTTCTGTCTCAGGAAAGCTCATTACATAATCGTAAACAGAAGCATCCTGACCTGTCAAAGGCCGCAACTCTGGAATATAATGTGGATTTGGTAAGAAGCGAACATCCATAACAATATCCGCATCGATTGGTAGACCATATTTAAACCCAAAAGAAATCAATTCAATCCGAAATTCATGCGTATCTCTAGATTTAAATTGTTCATTGATTGTTTCTCTTAGTTGTCTCGGTGACAATTCTGTTGTATCAATAACAACTTGAGCATCTCCTTTGATTTCTTCCAGAATAGCCCGTTCTTTTCTAATGCCTTCTGTAATCAACCCATCCATTGCTAAAGGATGCGCTCGTCTGGTTTCTTTGTAACGAGAAACCAATTCCTCATCTGTCGCATCTAAAAACATAATCGTTGTATCAATCAATTTCGTATTTTCCAATTCCACTAACATATCTTGTATTTCTCTGAAGAATGTACGAGAACGTAGATCAATGACTAGAGCGATTTTCGTTACTTTCCCAGATTCTTTGATTAACTCCCAAAACTTGGGAATCAAGCTTGGCGGCATATTATCAATACAAAAATAGCCCATATCTTCAAAACTTTGAATAGCGACAGTCTTACCTGCTCCGCTCATTCCAGTGATTATAACTAATTGTAGGTTATCAACCATATTTTTCCACTCCCTTAAGAACATTTTATTAATTATAACATTCCGGGCGTATCAAAGAAAGCTTTTCATTTCACTCTGTTGAGTTTCTAACAAATAATGAAATAATTTTAAAAAAATAGATAAAAAAATGGCTGAAACATAACTCTGCGAGTCATATCCCAACCATATGAAAAATCAATAAACGATGGAAATAAAAGCAACTACTACGCTTTACTTCGATCACATTGTTGTAAATCACAAAGAACAAGATAATGCGATAATAATCATAGAAAGAGTCTGGAAAACACGGCGCTTCCTGTACAATCTAAGTGCTAAAGTACTAAACTTTGAAGGCTTCGGAACTAAGGAGTTCAACGCTTTTGCTCCAACCTTAATTGATTTTTAAGCATCTTCAATAACATTCAAATAATCTAAATTCAAAACAGGCTCATCTTCATTGATAAATGGACGATCAGTAGGATGGCATTTAACGACTCTCACTTGGACATCGTCCTCTTTTTTAGAAATGGCTTCTCCTACAAAAAACCATGAAAAATTTGATCCGTGACAAACATAATGCGCACCAATCTTAACTTCTCTCTTTTCCATGAAAATCATCCTTTCATACTTTTTTCATACGTATAGAATATCATGATTTTACTAAAATTATCATTCAACTTGCGTGTATATCCTTTCTTATTTTGACTAATTTTAGATTAAAGTGATTAAAAAACAAATGTTCTGGTTCTTATTATCATTTTTCTCTCATTTTAATTTATTTAAAACCAATAAAACATAGAAAATATTAATAATTATATAAATATAATTATTACAAAAAAGACAACTTCCATATAACTATAGAAGTTGTCTTTTTCTTTTTTGAACGGATCATTTATAGAAGGAAAGATATATACCAATTAAGTTGAACAATATACCTTTCTGAAAGTGATTTTACTTCAAATAACCCGATAAATCAATAGCATTATTTGTTTAAAGAACAACCTTTATTTTTTCTTTAAACTCTCCATTTGTTCTATCCCAATGGAGTAGACCAATTTACAAGACTCGTTTCAAATACTTACCTGTATAACTTTTCTCCACTTTAGCGATTTTTTCTGGTGTGCCCGTTGCAACGATTGTTCCGCCGCCATCTCCACCTTCAGGACCTAAATCGATCACATAGTCAGCGGATTTAATTACGTCTAAGTTATGCTCAATAACCAGTACCGTATTTCCTGATTCCACTAAACGTTCTAACACAAGTAACAAACGAGCAATATCATCTGTATGAAGCCCAGTAGTTGGTTCATCCAATATATAGAAGTTTTTACCATTAGAGTTTTTATGAAGTTCGCTGGCAAGTTTCATTCGTTGCGCTTCTCCTCCTGATAAAGTGGTCGCCGGCTGGCCTAAAGTGACATACCCCAGACCAACATCCACGATTGTTTGCAACTTACGATGAATTTTTGGAATATGTTTAAAAAAGTCTACTGCATCTTCAACAGTTAAATCTAAAATATCAGAAATATTCTTACCTTTGTAATGAACTTCTAGTGTTTCAGAATTGTATCGTTTTCCATGACAAACTTCACACGGAACATAAACGTCAGGTAAAAAGTGCATTTCAATCTTAATGATCCCATCGCCGCGACAAGCTTCACACCGACCACCTTTAACATTAAAACTAAACCGACCTTTTTTATAGCCACGTACTTTTGCTTCGTTCGTTTTGGCAAATAAATCACGAATATCATCAAATACACTAGTATACGTGGCCGGATTGCTTCGCGGCGTACGGCCGATTGGACTTTGATCAATATCAATAACTTTTTCAATGTGTTCATAGCCAGTAATACTTTTATGTTTTCCTGGTTTATTAGAATTACGATTGAGTTTTTGCGCCAAAGCTTTTTTCAAAATCTGATTAACCAATGTACTTTTCCCAGAACCAGAAACACCTGTTACAGCAACAAACTCACCTAATGGAAACTTCACTGTCACGTTTTTCAGATTATTTTCTGTCGCACCAGTCACTTTGATTTCTTTCCCATTTCCTTTGCGACGTTCCTTAGGTACAGGTATCACTTTTTTTCCAGATAGATACTGACCAGTTAATGAGTTAGGATTCTTTGCGACCTCATCTGGTGTCCCAGAAGCAACAATTTCTCCACCTAAATGTCCCGCACCAGGTCCAACATCAATCAGATAATCTGACGCTCGCATCGTATCTTCATCATGTTCAACCACGATCAGTGTATTACCTAAATCTCGCATTTTCTTTAAAGATTCAATCAAGCGGTCATTATCCCGCTGATGTAAGCCGATCGATGGTTCATCTAAAATATACAAAACACCTGATAGGTTTGATCCAATTTGGGTAGCTAACCTAATCCGTTGTGCTTCACCACCAGACAAAGTTCCAGCTGCTCGACTTAGTGTTAAATAATCCAGTCCAACATTTTTTAAAAAGTTCAATCGGTCTTCGACTTCTTTTAAGATTGGTTTAGCAATTATTTGTTCTTGTTCAGATAATTTAACCGTTTCAAAAAATTGAACCGCATTTTTAATGGCAAGCTCACTTACTTGACCAATATTCGTATTATCGATTTTGACTGACAAAGCTTGAGGATTCAAACGGTACCCTTTACAGGTTTGACAGGTTAATTCAGTCATGTACAAACGCATTTGTTCACGTGTAAAGTCGCTATTGGTTTCGTGGTAACGACGTTTAATGTTAGTTAAAACACCTTCAAATGGAACTTCTACATCACGAATACCGCCAAAATCATTTTCATAATGGAAGTGGAATACTTCACCATCTGAGCCATTTAAAATAATCTCTTGATGCTCTTCAGGCAACTCACTAAACGGCGTATCCATATCAATATTAAAACTGTCTGCCGCTTGTTCTAGCATTTGAGGATAATATTGAGAGCTAATCGGATTCCACGGTGCGATTGCTCCTTCACGCAACGTTTTAGTTGGATCTGGAATGACTAAATCACGATCAACTTCTAGTTTTATACCTAAGCCATCACAATCAGGACAGGCGCCAAATGGGGCATTAAAAGAAAACAATCTTGGTTCTAATTCTCCAACAGTAAATCCACAATACGGACAAGCATAGTGCTCACTAAAAAGCATCTCTTCTCCGTCAATCACATCAACTAACGCATATCCATCAGCCAAACGTAATGCCGCTTCAAATGAATCAAATAAACGAGAACGGATTCCTTCTTTAACAACAATTCTATCAATAACGATCGCAATATCATGTTTTTTGTTTTTTTCAAGTTCAGGTGCTTCACTAACATCATAGGTTTCACCATTAACACGCATACGAACGTAACCTTCACGTTGAATCATTTCAAAGATTTTTTTATGCTGGCCTTTTTTCTTCACAATTACAGGAGCTAACACTTGGATTTTGGTTTTTTCTGGCAGTTCTAATACTTTGTCTACCATTTGTTCAACGGATTGACTAGTGATTTCAGTGCCATCGTTAGGACAGATTGGATGACCAACGCGAGCAAATAACAGTCTTAGATAATCGTTAATTTCTGTTACTGTTCCAACTGTTGATCGCGGATTTTTACTTGTTGTTTTTTGATCGATTGAAATCGCTGGACTCAATCCATCGATACTGTCGACATCTGGTTTGTCCATTTGCCCTAAAAACTGTCTAGCATACGCCGAAAGACTTTCCACATAACGACGTTGTCCTTCAGCGTACAATGTATCAAAGGCTAGGGAGCTTTTCCCTGAACCAGATAATCCAGTCACTACAACCATTTTGTCACGAGGAATCGTAACATCAATGTTTTTTAAATTATGAGCGCGTGCGCCATGAATGACGATTTTATCATTTGCCATTACTTCTCTCCTTTTGCTTGTTGATCCGACCTTCAATTCTTAGTGCTTTAGCACTTGAAGAATATTAAGATCGAAACTAACCTTACTTCTATCAAATATCAAAGCTATTTTTTAATCCGCTGCTTTCAATTCCAGAATCGTATCTCTTAATGTTGCTGCGGTTTCAAAATCTAATGCCTTAGCCGCATCTTTCATCTCTTTTTCTAGTTTCATCAATAAATCAGCTTTTTCTTGACGAGTTAGTTCGTGATAAGATTTATCGATTTTAAATGGTTCTCCTTTTTCGTCCGTCTTGGTAATGGAGATCAACTCACGAATTTCTTTAATAATGGTTTTCGGTACGATACCATGCTCTTCATTATATTTTTCTTGGATTGAGCGACGGCGCGCTGTTTCATCGATTGCTTTTTGCATGGAATCGGTTATTTTGTCTGCATACATGATG
The DNA window shown above is from Enterococcus sp. 4G2_DIV0659 and carries:
- a CDS encoding gluconeogenesis factor YvcK family protein codes for the protein MKMKTYRIRKPKIVVVGGGTGLPVILKSLRNQSADITAVVTVADDGGSSGEIRESMNMTPPGDLRNVLVALSDMPQLYEDIFQYRFDQSDKYFANHAIGNLIIAAVSEMRGSTYEAIQLLSKMMHVDGHIYPSSERPLTLHAVFKDGTVAVGESSIALDRKTIDHVFVTNTNDDEQPKAARKVVKAIEEADMIVLGPGSMFTSILPNLVISEIGDAIIKARGEVVYICNIMTQKGETEHFTDADHVCVLHEHLKSKFVDTVLVNTEKVPEGYMDPEVYDEYLVQVEHDFQTLRDEGCRVISTDFLKLRDGGVFHDGDKVVDELFRIVFGARY
- the whiA gene encoding DNA-binding protein WhiA yields the protein MSFASDVKKELTTLEVHREHARAELAALIRMNGSLSIVNQQFVLNVQTENAAIARRIYSLLKDHYDVRSELLVRKKMKLKKNNVYIVRLKQDTKNILADLDILDGMMFNTHVSDEIMGNAQKMRSYLRGAFMASGSVNNPETSRYHLEIFSIYEEHNDDICQMLNYYDLNARTLERRNGFISYLKGAERIADFLTLIGATNSMLKFEDVRIVRDMRNSVNRLVNCETANLNKTIDAASKQIENIQYIESVVGLGALPEKLQEIAELRLEYPEVSLKELGEMIPSGAISKSGINHRIRKINEFADKLREKSA
- the uvrA gene encoding excinuclease ABC subunit UvrA yields the protein MANDKIVIHGARAHNLKNIDVTIPRDKMVVVTGLSGSGKSSLAFDTLYAEGQRRYVESLSAYARQFLGQMDKPDVDSIDGLSPAISIDQKTTSKNPRSTVGTVTEINDYLRLLFARVGHPICPNDGTEITSQSVEQMVDKVLELPEKTKIQVLAPVIVKKKGQHKKIFEMIQREGYVRMRVNGETYDVSEAPELEKNKKHDIAIVIDRIVVKEGIRSRLFDSFEAALRLADGYALVDVIDGEEMLFSEHYACPYCGFTVGELEPRLFSFNAPFGACPDCDGLGIKLEVDRDLVIPDPTKTLREGAIAPWNPISSQYYPQMLEQAADSFNIDMDTPFSELPEEHQEIILNGSDGEVFHFHYENDFGGIRDVEVPFEGVLTNIKRRYHETNSDFTREQMRLYMTELTCQTCKGYRLNPQALSVKIDNTNIGQVSELAIKNAVQFFETVKLSEQEQIIAKPILKEVEDRLNFLKNVGLDYLTLSRAAGTLSGGEAQRIRLATQIGSNLSGVLYILDEPSIGLHQRDNDRLIESLKKMRDLGNTLIVVEHDEDTMRASDYLIDVGPGAGHLGGEIVASGTPDEVAKNPNSLTGQYLSGKKVIPVPKERRKGNGKEIKVTGATENNLKNVTVKFPLGEFVAVTGVSGSGKSTLVNQILKKALAQKLNRNSNKPGKHKSITGYEHIEKVIDIDQSPIGRTPRSNPATYTSVFDDIRDLFAKTNEAKVRGYKKGRFSFNVKGGRCEACRGDGIIKIEMHFLPDVYVPCEVCHGKRYNSETLEVHYKGKNISDILDLTVEDAVDFFKHIPKIHRKLQTIVDVGLGYVTLGQPATTLSGGEAQRMKLASELHKNSNGKNFYILDEPTTGLHTDDIARLLLVLERLVESGNTVLVIEHNLDVIKSADYVIDLGPEGGDGGGTIVATGTPEKIAKVEKSYTGKYLKRVL
- the ilvD gene encoding dihydroxy-acid dehydratase, producing MRSDQIKKGIEAAPARSLLYATGQVKNAKDMDKPFIAICNSYIDIVPGHVHLRELADVAKEAIREAGGIPFEFNTIGVDDGIAMGHIGMRYSLPSREIIADAAETVINAHWFDGVFYIPNCDKITPGMLMASVRTNVPAIFCSGGPMKAGVDPRGHTTTLSTMFEAVGSFKEGKMTEEEFNFMEQNACPTCGSCAGMFTANSMNCLMEVLGMALPGNGTILAVSDERRELVRKSAFHLMDLVKKQIKPRDIITKEAIDDAFALDMAMGGSTNTVLHTLAIANEAEIDYNLEEVNAIAERVPYLSKIAPSSAYSMHDVHEAGGVPAIMKELVDLGDAIHPDRITVTGKTIRENVQDAVIKNEEVIHPKENPYSPVGGLSILYGNIAPKGSVIKVGGVDPSIKKFVGKAICFSSHDEAVAAIDNHTVKKGHVVVIRYEGPKGGPGMPEMLAPTSSIVGRGLGKDVALITDGRFSGATRGIAVGHISPEAAAGGPIALIKDGDEIEIDLTNRTLELHVSDEELAQRNDQLPKFKAKVKTGYLARYTALVTSAHTGGIMQISEDLLD
- a CDS encoding DsbA family protein, with the translated sequence MDISIIDATKVTTKNGLMIGEDSAPVKIVEFMNVRCPYCKKWFEESFDLLNKYVEEGKVQRIIKLFDKEKESLQRGNVMHHHINYDLPKKALLDIKQMYATQDQWGHLSLEDVAVFAEDNLQLAKKEDPAIVEAVIAEATAANIKFVPTIVIGDHIFDESVTTEELIRYIENN
- the clpP gene encoding ATP-dependent Clp endopeptidase proteolytic subunit ClpP yields the protein MNLIPTVIEQSSRGERAYDIYSRLLKDRIIMLSGPIDDNVANSVIAQLLFLDAQDSEKDIYIYINSPGGSVSAGLAIFDTMNFVKADVQTIVLGMAASMGSFLLTAGTKGKRFALPNAEIMIHQPLGGAQGQATEIEIAAKHILDTRDRLNKILAERTGQPLEVIERDTDRDNFMTAQQAKEYGLIDEVMENSRSLNQ
- the rapZ gene encoding RNase adapter RapZ, with protein sequence MVDNLQLVIITGMSGAGKTVAIQSFEDMGYFCIDNMPPSLIPKFWELIKESGKVTKIALVIDLRSRTFFREIQDMLVELENTKLIDTTIMFLDATDEELVSRYKETRRAHPLAMDGLITEGIRKERAILEEIKGDAQVVIDTTELSPRQLRETINEQFKSRDTHEFRIELISFGFKYGLPIDADIVMDVRFLPNPHYIPELRPLTGQDASVYDYVMSFPETEAFYTRFIDLLKNVLPGYEKEGKSSVTIAIGCTGGQHRSVALTERVGKELGQEYHVNITHRDKGKRKETVNRS